The proteins below come from a single Triticum aestivum cultivar Chinese Spring chromosome 5D, IWGSC CS RefSeq v2.1, whole genome shotgun sequence genomic window:
- the LOC123119236 gene encoding subtilisin-like protease SBT5.3: protein MAGRALLILAAVLLLCAAECRLVHAWKRSYVVYLGAHPYGREATTEDHARATESHHELLASVVGSKQAARDAIFYSYTKNINGFAAYLEEEVATQMAKHPDVLTVMPSKMMKLHTTRSWGFMDMERGGQVLPDSIWKHGKFGQNVIIASLDSGVWPESNSFNDEGMAPVPKRWKGSCTDTAKYGVPCNKKLIGAKYFNKDMLLSHPAVVDRNWTRDTEGHGTHTLSTAAGRFVPRASLFGYANGTAKGGAPRARVAVYKVCWTGECATADVIAGFEAAVHDGADVITVSFGVDAPLADASSYFHEAVTLGSLHATIHGVAVVCSGGNAGPFEDTVVNSAPWVTTVAASTVDRDFPDQLTLGNNATMRGISLEASDLHSNKLFPLINGSSAALPNCTVNLATNCATGCLDPAKVKGKIVVCVRGGDVPRVMMGMTVLNAGGVGMILANGEMDGNDIQADPHVLPATMITYTEAVSLYNYMSSTPEPAANISPSKTELGVKNSPSIAAFSAHGPSGTLPYVLKPDVAAPGVDILAAFTEYVSPTEVAADKRRSEYAIMSGTSMACPHVSGVMGLLKAAHPNWSPAMMRSAVMTTARTQDNTGAPMREMDGKEATPFAYGSGNVHPNRAVDPGLVYDITPNGYFTFLCSLGFSTKDLSRLSSGKFTCPAKPPPMEDLNYPSIAVPALRHRMTIKRRLKNVGRPGTYRASWRAPFGVNMTVDPTVLIFEKAGEEKEFKVKVASEKDKLGRGYVFGKLVWSDGTHYVRSPIVVNALD from the exons atggcgggcCGGGCGCTGCTCatcctcgccgccgtcctcctcctgtGCGCCGCCGAGTGCCGCCTCGTCCACGCATGGAAGAGG TCGTACGTGGTGTACCTGGGAGCGCACCCTTATGGCCGCGAGGCCACGACGGAGGACCACGCGCGCGCCACCGAGTCGCACCACGAGCTCCTCGCTTCCGTCGTCGGGAGCAAGCAGGCGGCGAGGGACGCCATCTTCTACTCCTACACCAAGAACATCAATGGCTTCGCCGCCTATCTCGAGGAGGAGGTGGCCACCCAGATGGCAA AGCACCCGGATGTGCTGACGGTGATGCCGAGCAAGATGATGAAGCTGCACACGACCAGGTCCTGGGGCTTCATGGACATGGAGAGGGGCGGCCAGGTGCTCCCGGACTCCATCTGGAAGCACGGCAAGTTCGGCCAGAACGTCATCATCGCCAGCCTCGACAGCGGCGTCTGGCCGGAATCCAACAGCTTCAACGACGAGGGCATGGCCCCGGTGCCCAAGCGCTGGAAGGGCTCCTGCACCGACACCGCCAAGTACGGGGTGCCCTGCAACAAGAAGCTCATCGGCGCCAAGTACTTCAACAAGGACATGCTGCTGTCGCACCCGGCGGTGGTGGACCGCAACTGGACGCGCGACACCGAGGGCCACGGCACGCACACGctctccaccgccgccggccgCTTCGTGCCGCGCGCCAGCCTCTTCGGCTACGCCAACGGCACCGCCAAGGGCGGCGCCCCGCGCGCCCGCGTCGCCGTCTACAAGGTCTGCTGGACCGGGGAGTGCGCCACCGCCGACGTCATCGCCGGCTTCGAGGCCGCCGTCCACGACGGCGCCGACGTCATCACCGTCTCCTTCGGCGTCGACGCGCCCCTCGCCGATGCCAGCTCCTACTTCCACGAGGCCGTCACCCTCGGCTCCCTCCACGCCACCATCCACGGCGTCGCCGTCGTCTGCTCCGGGGGGAACGCCGGGCCCTTCGAGGACACCGTCGTCAACTCCGCGCCATGGGTCACCACCGTCGCCGCCAGCACCGTCGACAGGGACTTTCCCGACCAGCTCACCCTCGGCAACAACGCCACGATGAGGGGGATAAGCCTTGAGGCATCCGACCTTCACTCCAACAAGCTCTTCCCGCTCATCAACGGAAGCAGCGCCGCGCTCCCCAACTGCACCGTCAACCTTGCCACAAACTGCGCCACGGGCTGCCTTGACCCGGCCAAGGTCAAGGGCAAGATCGTCGTGTGCGTCCGCGGTGGGGATGTCCCGCGGGTCATGATGGGGATGACCGTCCTCAACGCCGGCGGCGTCGGGATGATCCTTGCCAATGGCGAGATGGATGGCAACGACATCCAAGCCGACCCGCACGTGCTCCCGGCCACAATGATCACCTACACCGAGGCCGTCTCGCTCTACAACTACATGTCGTCCACCCCGGAGCCGGCGGCCAACATCTCGCCGTCCAAAACGGAGCTCGGCGTCAAGAACTCGCCATCCATCGCCGCCTTCTCCGCTCACGGGCCCAGCGGCACGCTGCCCTACGTCCTCAAGCCGGACGTCGCCGCGCCGGGGGTGGACATCCTCGCCGCCTTCACGGAGTACGTCAGCCCCACGGAGGTGGCCGCCGACAAGCGCCGCTCCGAGTATGCCATCATGTCCGGCACGTCCATGGCGTGCCCTCACGTCTCCGGTGTCATGGGCCTCCTCAAGGCGGCGCACCCCAACTGGAGCCCCGCTATGATGCGATCCGCGGTCATGACCACCGCGCGCACCCAGGACAACACCGGCGCGCCTATGCGCGAGATGGACGGCAAGGAGGCCACCCCGTTCGCCTACGGCTCCGGCAACGTGCACCCGAACCGCGCCGTTGACCCGGGCCTCGTCTACGACATCACCCCCAACGGCTACTTCACCTTCCTCTGCTCCCTCGGCTTCTCCACCAAGGACCTGAGCAGGCTCAGCTCCGGCAAGTTTACATGCCCGGCCAAGCCGCCCCCGATGGAGGACCTCAACTACCCATCCATTGCGGTGCCGGCGCTGCGCCACAGGATGACGATCAAGAGGCGGCTCAAGAACGTGGGCCGGCCCGGGACGTACCGCGCATCGTGGCGCGCGCCTTTCGGGGTCAACATGACCGTTGACCCGACGGTGCTCATATTCGAGAAGGCCGGCGAGGAGAAGGAGTTCAAGGTGAAGGTGGCGTCGGAAAAGGACAAACTCGGGAGGGGCTACGTCTTTGGGAAGCTCGTCTGGTCTGATGGGACCCACTATGTGAGGAGCCCCATCGTGGTAAATGCCCTGGATTGA